A genome region from Crossiella equi includes the following:
- a CDS encoding inositol monophosphatase family protein, with protein sequence MTDVELTSHRRIPWPVPEPELPEAVHSALADAVRAAATALRAARHRLVREELAEVVRMGADGTPTQRVDDLVESAVLESAVRNGVNLLSEEAGFVDHGSALTLVIDPVDGTGNTVAGVPLSCVAGVLALDGQAIEAVTCWFDTGRCWYARAGEPTPYRTTGRSTVDGMQISMLRPKGNGEQWLRVAERADRMRVLGTTALECALVAEGSVDAFVDPGTDTHRIMDLAAAMVTVPAAGGAVLDALGRPLELDFDLNRRWSGVAAATPELAEALAELVRG encoded by the coding sequence GTGACCGACGTCGAGCTGACCAGCCACCGGCGTATCCCGTGGCCGGTGCCGGAGCCCGAGCTGCCCGAGGCGGTGCACTCCGCGCTGGCCGACGCCGTGCGCGCGGCCGCCACCGCACTGCGCGCGGCCCGGCACCGGCTGGTCCGCGAGGAGCTGGCCGAGGTGGTCCGCATGGGCGCGGACGGCACCCCGACCCAGCGGGTGGACGACCTGGTCGAGAGCGCCGTGCTGGAGTCCGCGGTGCGCAACGGGGTGAACCTGCTCAGCGAGGAGGCCGGGTTCGTCGACCACGGCTCGGCGCTGACGCTGGTGATCGACCCGGTGGACGGCACCGGGAACACCGTCGCGGGTGTGCCGCTGAGCTGCGTGGCCGGGGTGCTCGCGCTGGATGGGCAGGCCATCGAGGCGGTCACCTGCTGGTTCGACACCGGGCGCTGCTGGTACGCCCGCGCGGGGGAGCCCACGCCGTACCGCACCACCGGTCGGTCCACTGTGGACGGAATGCAGATTTCCATGCTGCGCCCCAAGGGCAACGGCGAGCAGTGGCTGCGGGTGGCCGAGCGCGCCGACCGCATGCGCGTGCTCGGCACCACCGCCCTGGAGTGCGCGCTGGTGGCCGAGGGCTCGGTCGATGCCTTCGTCGACCCGGGCACCGACACCCACCGGATCATGGACCTGGCCGCGGCCATGGTCACCGTGCCCGCCGCCGGCGGGGCGGTGCTGGACGCGCTGGGCCGCCCGCTGGAGCTGGACTTCGACCTCAACCGACGCTGGTCCGGGGTGGCCGCGGCGACGCCCGAGCTGGCCGAGGCGCTCGCGGAGCTGGTCAGGGGCTGA
- a CDS encoding aminodeoxychorismate synthase component I: MHVLVRPVGRHVAPELVFRRLVARAKSRGLAPPAALTGDWFDSRAVLLPSVRTGAVPDAEAYTVPCLQPTVEQDVPPGTVGGGWFGYLGYGLTDPGTWPARQLPNTVWGWADHVLRLDHSGQWWFEALVADGRPEPVALAAELAELVAAGEQPPPQSWRAGELRRASADRHRTAVAGCVEEIAAGEIFQANVCTQFSAEFSGEPAELFAEGVAALNPARAAYLAGHWGAVASFSPELFLARHGRTVRSSPIKGTLPRRGPEDDGNAARLRRSVKDVAENVMIVDLVRNDLGRVCVPGSVTVPELLTVRPAPGVWHLVSTVEGQLRPGVDDTSLLEATFPPGSVTGAPKVRALEIIAELEDRPRQVYCGAIGLASPVAGLELNVAIRTMEIHRGELRIGVGGGITADSDPHREWLECLAKAAPLDRLLATPVAPTVSP; encoded by the coding sequence GTGCACGTCCTAGTCCGGCCAGTGGGCCGCCACGTCGCACCGGAGCTGGTGTTCCGGCGCCTGGTGGCACGCGCGAAGTCCCGGGGCCTGGCACCGCCCGCCGCGCTGACCGGAGACTGGTTCGACTCGCGGGCCGTGCTGCTGCCGAGCGTGCGCACCGGCGCGGTACCCGACGCCGAGGCGTACACCGTGCCCTGCCTGCAACCCACGGTCGAGCAGGACGTGCCGCCGGGCACCGTCGGCGGCGGCTGGTTCGGCTACCTCGGCTACGGCCTGACCGACCCGGGCACCTGGCCCGCCCGGCAGCTGCCGAACACGGTGTGGGGCTGGGCCGACCACGTGCTGCGACTGGACCACAGTGGACAGTGGTGGTTCGAGGCGCTGGTGGCCGACGGCCGCCCGGAACCGGTGGCCCTGGCCGCGGAGCTGGCCGAGCTGGTGGCCGCGGGCGAGCAGCCGCCACCCCAGTCCTGGCGGGCGGGCGAGCTGCGCCGGGCCAGCGCGGACCGGCACCGCACCGCGGTCGCGGGCTGCGTCGAGGAGATCGCGGCCGGGGAGATCTTCCAGGCCAACGTGTGCACGCAGTTCAGCGCCGAGTTCAGTGGGGAGCCCGCGGAGCTGTTCGCCGAGGGCGTGGCCGCGCTCAACCCGGCCCGCGCGGCGTACCTGGCCGGGCACTGGGGCGCGGTGGCCTCCTTCTCCCCCGAGCTGTTCCTGGCCCGGCACGGGCGCACCGTGCGGTCCAGCCCGATCAAGGGCACGCTGCCCCGGCGCGGCCCGGAGGACGACGGCAACGCGGCCCGGCTGCGGCGCTCGGTCAAGGACGTCGCGGAGAACGTGATGATCGTGGACCTGGTGCGCAACGACCTCGGCCGGGTCTGCGTGCCGGGGTCGGTCACCGTGCCGGAGCTGCTGACCGTGCGACCCGCGCCCGGGGTGTGGCACCTGGTGTCCACTGTGGAGGGTCAGCTGCGCCCCGGGGTGGACGACACCTCGTTGCTGGAGGCCACTTTCCCGCCCGGTTCGGTCACCGGGGCGCCCAAGGTGCGCGCGCTGGAGATCATCGCCGAACTGGAGGACCGGCCCCGGCAGGTGTACTGCGGCGCGATCGGCCTGGCCTCGCCGGTGGCGGGCCTGGAGCTGAACGTGGCCATCCGGACCATGGAGATCCACCGGGGCGAGCTGCGCATCGGTGTCGGCGGCGGCATCACCGCCGACTCCGACCCGCACCGCGAGTGGCTGGAGTGCCTGGCCAAGGCCGCCCCCCTGGACCGGCTGCTGGCCACCCCGGTGGCCCCGACCGTCAGCCCCTGA
- a CDS encoding TatD family hydrolase has protein sequence MADHGRKGDPPPLPEPLPAPLVDAHTHLDACGCTDPESVRAVVDRAASVGVTRVVTVADDLPSARWVAQACTWDDRVFAAVALHPTRTSVFGDAERTELEKLASAPRVVAVGETGLDYYWDYAPKPAQHEAFRWHIDLAKRLDKALMIHDRDAHEDVLRVLAEEGAPDTVVFHCFSGDAAFARACVDKGYVLSFAGPVTFRNSKDLQEAARLVPADQFLVETDAPFLTPHPYRGRPNEPYAVTYTARGIASLRGVDVAEIAESTSATAERVFRLAERSAIG, from the coding sequence GTGGCTGACCACGGACGCAAGGGTGACCCGCCCCCGCTGCCCGAACCCCTGCCCGCGCCGCTCGTCGACGCGCACACGCACCTGGACGCGTGCGGCTGCACCGATCCCGAGTCGGTGCGCGCCGTCGTGGACCGCGCGGCCTCGGTGGGCGTGACCCGCGTGGTCACCGTCGCCGACGACCTGCCGTCCGCGCGCTGGGTGGCGCAGGCGTGCACCTGGGACGACCGGGTTTTCGCCGCGGTGGCCCTGCACCCCACGCGCACCAGCGTCTTCGGCGACGCCGAGCGCACCGAGCTGGAGAAGCTGGCCTCGGCGCCGCGCGTGGTGGCGGTCGGGGAGACCGGTCTCGACTACTACTGGGACTACGCCCCGAAACCGGCCCAGCACGAGGCGTTCCGGTGGCACATCGACCTGGCCAAGCGGCTGGACAAGGCGCTGATGATCCACGACCGGGACGCGCACGAGGACGTGCTGCGCGTGCTGGCGGAGGAGGGCGCCCCGGACACCGTGGTCTTCCACTGCTTCTCCGGCGACGCCGCCTTCGCGCGCGCGTGCGTGGACAAGGGGTACGTGCTCTCCTTCGCCGGTCCGGTCACCTTCCGCAACAGCAAGGACCTCCAGGAGGCCGCGCGGCTGGTGCCCGCCGACCAGTTCCTCGTGGAGACCGACGCGCCCTTCCTCACCCCGCACCCGTACCGGGGACGGCCCAACGAGCCCTACGCGGTTACCTATACAGCGCGTGGCATCGCGTCACTCAGAGGAGTGGACGTGGCGGAGATCGCGGAGAGCACGTCCGCGACGGCCGAGCGGGTGTTCCGCCTGGCAGAGCGCTCGGCGATCGGTTAG
- a CDS encoding transglycosylase family protein, giving the protein MSLSVTTDDVLQVLGPDAYALLDSVDVDIDELIGLLNAETTMLPALANLREEDEADREAKASGQVPPVLIEAVTDWKRKFLKASVAAALVTLTGGGAAAVAMDKQVTVDIDGTQHTVRTYASTVAEVLEDQGLTTKAHDALSPSPSASIADGGKIVLERGRQLKMKVDGQETESWVRARTVGDALTQLGINHDGAWLSKDRTAAIPTEGLALEIKMPKNVTLFDGGNEPKRMRTTAVTVSELLQQLQLSLGPEDTVNLGADGKISDGAEIHVSRTGVTVVNKKEAIEPKVEKTEDPTMMRGEQKVEDPGTPGEQMVTYRVTMKNGKETAREKLGVKVVKEATPKKIRVGTKMPPDGAVWDRLAGCEATGNWAANTGNGYYGGLQFNASTWRAYGGAAYAPLPHQASREQQIAVATKLRDARGGYGAWPHCSSKLGLPK; this is encoded by the coding sequence ATGTCCCTGAGCGTCACCACCGATGACGTGCTGCAGGTGCTCGGTCCGGACGCCTACGCGCTGCTGGACAGCGTCGACGTCGACATCGACGAGCTCATCGGCCTGCTCAACGCCGAGACCACGATGCTCCCGGCGCTGGCCAACCTCCGCGAGGAGGACGAGGCCGACCGCGAGGCCAAGGCCAGCGGCCAGGTGCCGCCCGTCCTCATCGAGGCGGTCACCGACTGGAAGCGCAAGTTCCTCAAGGCCTCCGTCGCCGCCGCGCTGGTCACCCTCACCGGTGGCGGTGCCGCCGCGGTGGCCATGGACAAGCAGGTCACCGTCGACATCGACGGCACCCAGCACACCGTCCGCACCTACGCCAGCACGGTCGCCGAGGTCCTGGAGGACCAGGGGCTCACCACCAAGGCGCACGACGCACTCAGCCCGTCCCCCTCGGCCTCCATCGCCGACGGCGGCAAGATCGTGCTGGAGCGCGGGCGCCAGCTGAAGATGAAGGTCGACGGTCAGGAGACCGAGTCCTGGGTCCGCGCCCGCACCGTCGGCGACGCGTTGACCCAGCTGGGCATCAACCACGACGGCGCCTGGCTGTCCAAGGACCGCACCGCCGCGATCCCGACCGAGGGTCTCGCGCTCGAGATCAAGATGCCGAAGAACGTCACGCTCTTCGACGGCGGCAACGAGCCCAAGCGCATGCGGACCACCGCGGTCACCGTCTCCGAGCTCCTGCAGCAGCTGCAGCTGAGCCTCGGCCCGGAGGACACGGTCAACCTCGGCGCCGATGGCAAGATCAGCGACGGCGCGGAGATCCACGTCAGCCGCACCGGCGTCACCGTGGTCAACAAGAAGGAAGCCATCGAGCCCAAGGTCGAGAAGACCGAGGACCCGACCATGATGCGCGGTGAGCAGAAGGTCGAGGACCCGGGCACGCCCGGGGAGCAGATGGTCACCTACCGCGTGACCATGAAGAACGGCAAGGAGACCGCGCGCGAGAAGCTCGGCGTGAAGGTCGTCAAGGAAGCCACGCCGAAGAAGATCCGCGTCGGCACCAAGATGCCCCCGGACGGCGCCGTGTGGGACCGCCTCGCGGGCTGTGAGGCCACCGGCAACTGGGCGGCCAACACCGGCAACGGCTACTACGGCGGCCTGCAGTTCAACGCGAGCACCTGGCGTGCCTACGGCGGTGCGGCCTACGCCCCGCTGCCGCACCAGGCCTCCCGGGAGCAGCAGATCGCGGTCGCCACCAAGCTCCGCGACGCGCGCGGCGGCTACGGCGCCTGGCCGCACTGCTCCTCGAAGCTGGGCCTGCCCAAGTAG
- the rsmA gene encoding 16S rRNA (adenine(1518)-N(6)/adenine(1519)-N(6))-dimethyltransferase RsmA — MTEIPAPAGPQGSALLGPADVRRLAADLDVRPTKKLGQNFVHDPNTVRRIVWEAGLSADDVVLEVGPGLGSLTLALLPACASVVAVEIDPVLAGLLPNTAAERAPELAANLRVVLADAMRVRAADLGEPAPTALVANLPYNVAVPVVLHLLAELPSLQRGLVMVQAEVADRLAAGPGSRIYGVPSVKAAWYAAMRRASAVPRNVFWPVPNVDSALVAFTRRPEPEGATKQAVFAAIEAAFAQRRKTLRAALATWAGSAERAGRVLAAAGIDPSTRGEQLDVTGFVRIAKAEAELGE, encoded by the coding sequence GTGACTGAGATTCCGGCACCGGCCGGGCCGCAGGGCTCCGCGCTCCTCGGCCCGGCCGACGTGCGTCGGTTGGCCGCCGACCTCGACGTGCGCCCCACCAAGAAGCTGGGGCAGAACTTCGTGCACGACCCCAACACGGTGCGCCGCATCGTGTGGGAGGCAGGCCTGTCCGCCGACGACGTGGTGCTGGAGGTCGGGCCCGGCCTCGGCTCGCTCACCCTGGCCCTGCTGCCCGCCTGCGCGTCCGTGGTCGCGGTGGAGATCGACCCGGTGCTGGCCGGGCTGCTGCCGAACACCGCCGCCGAGCGCGCCCCGGAGCTGGCCGCGAACCTGCGGGTGGTCCTGGCCGACGCGATGCGCGTGCGCGCCGCCGACCTCGGCGAGCCCGCCCCCACCGCGCTGGTGGCCAACCTGCCCTACAACGTCGCGGTGCCCGTGGTGCTGCACCTGCTGGCCGAGCTGCCCTCGTTGCAGCGCGGGCTGGTCATGGTCCAGGCCGAGGTCGCCGACCGCCTGGCCGCGGGCCCGGGCAGCCGCATCTACGGCGTGCCCAGCGTCAAGGCCGCCTGGTACGCCGCCATGCGCCGGGCCTCCGCGGTCCCGCGCAACGTGTTCTGGCCGGTGCCCAACGTCGATTCCGCCCTGGTCGCCTTCACCCGCCGCCCGGAGCCCGAGGGGGCCACCAAGCAGGCCGTGTTCGCCGCCATCGAGGCCGCCTTCGCCCAGCGCCGCAAGACCCTGCGCGCCGCCCTGGCCACCTGGGCGGGCTCGGCCGAGCGCGCGGGCCGGGTGCTCGCCGCCGCGGGCATCGACCCCAGCACCCGGGGCGAGCAGCTCGACGTCACCGGCTTCGTCCGGATCGCCAAGGCCGAGGCCGAGCTCGGGGAATAA
- a CDS encoding methionine ABC transporter ATP-binding protein translates to MITVENLTKAYRGRSGTTVALDGVSLQVPAGTVCGVVGESGAGKSTLARCIALLEQPDSGGILVDGTDLVTLRGSALRAARRQIGVVPQNESLLRQRTAAGNIALPLEAAGAPVEARRKRVVELLDLVGLADKAGNYPDQLSGGQRQRVAIARALAANPSVLLADEPTSALDPDTTASVLTVLDRARAELGVTVLVVTHDMGVVRRICDDVAVLDRGQVVEHGKVLDLVTQSGSRTAGALLPGVEDIVRASDVDGRFDRVADVVLVGFAAVGALLPEAASRFEVDLNLLGGGMTRLADTPVARFRVALTGANADSAFDWIADRGAVVRRRPTVLAGGAAA, encoded by the coding sequence GTGATCACAGTTGAGAACCTGACCAAGGCCTACCGGGGCCGCAGCGGAACGACCGTCGCACTCGACGGCGTCTCGCTCCAGGTCCCCGCTGGGACGGTGTGCGGCGTCGTCGGCGAGTCCGGCGCGGGCAAGTCCACGCTGGCCCGGTGCATCGCGCTGCTGGAGCAGCCCGACTCCGGCGGCATCCTGGTCGACGGCACCGACCTGGTGACGCTGCGCGGGTCCGCGCTGCGCGCCGCCCGCCGCCAGATCGGCGTGGTGCCGCAGAACGAGTCGCTGCTGCGCCAGCGCACCGCCGCGGGCAACATCGCGCTGCCGCTGGAGGCCGCCGGTGCCCCGGTGGAGGCCCGTCGCAAGCGCGTGGTGGAGCTGCTGGACCTGGTCGGCCTGGCCGACAAGGCGGGCAACTACCCCGACCAGCTCTCCGGTGGCCAGCGCCAGCGCGTGGCCATCGCCCGTGCCCTGGCCGCGAACCCGTCGGTGCTGCTGGCCGACGAGCCGACCTCCGCGCTGGACCCCGACACCACCGCCTCGGTGCTGACCGTGCTGGACCGCGCCCGCGCCGAGCTGGGCGTGACCGTGCTCGTGGTCACCCACGACATGGGCGTGGTGCGCCGCATCTGCGACGACGTCGCGGTGCTGGACCGCGGTCAGGTCGTGGAGCACGGCAAGGTGCTGGACCTGGTCACCCAGTCCGGCAGCCGCACCGCGGGCGCGCTGCTGCCCGGCGTCGAGGACATCGTGCGAGCCTCCGATGTGGACGGTCGGTTCGACCGGGTGGCCGACGTCGTGCTGGTCGGCTTCGCCGCCGTCGGCGCGCTGCTGCCCGAGGCGGCCAGCCGCTTCGAGGTGGACCTGAACCTGCTGGGCGGTGGCATGACCCGCCTCGCCGACACCCCCGTGGCCCGCTTCCGGGTCGCGTTGACCGGAGCCAACGCCGACTCCGCCTTCGACTGGATCGCCGACCGCGGTGCCGTCGTCCGCCGTCGGCCGACTGTGCTCGCTGGAGGAGCAGCCGCGTGA
- a CDS encoding methionine ABC transporter permease: MKEATPWAEVFDKLAQAGAETGLMVGLGTLFAVLGGLPLGVLLHNSAPGGLAPQPVVNRVLGFVVDLTRSLPFIILLVALIPVTRAIAGSYIGSGPAVVPLAIGAVPFLARLVQSALREVPAGVVEAALTTGASKPKIVRSVLVKEAGPSLIAAVGVTAVALVGYSAMAGAVGGGGLGNLAITYGYQRFDSRLLYSSVIALAALTFLVQYLFDLVSRTVDRRRQITV, translated from the coding sequence GTGAAAGAAGCAACACCCTGGGCGGAAGTGTTCGACAAGCTCGCCCAGGCGGGGGCCGAGACCGGCCTGATGGTCGGGCTCGGCACCCTCTTCGCGGTGCTCGGCGGCCTGCCCCTCGGCGTCCTGCTGCACAACAGCGCGCCGGGCGGCCTGGCCCCGCAGCCCGTGGTCAACCGAGTGCTGGGCTTCGTCGTCGACCTGACCCGGTCGCTGCCGTTCATCATCCTGCTGGTCGCGCTCATCCCGGTCACCCGGGCGATCGCGGGCAGCTACATCGGCAGCGGACCGGCGGTCGTCCCGCTGGCCATCGGCGCCGTCCCGTTCCTCGCGCGCCTGGTGCAGTCCGCGCTGCGCGAGGTCCCGGCGGGCGTCGTGGAGGCCGCGCTGACCACCGGCGCGAGCAAGCCCAAGATCGTGCGCAGCGTCCTGGTGAAGGAGGCCGGGCCCTCGCTCATCGCGGCGGTCGGCGTCACCGCGGTCGCGCTCGTCGGCTACTCCGCCATGGCGGGCGCCGTCGGTGGTGGTGGCCTGGGCAACCTGGCCATCACCTACGGCTACCAGCGCTTCGACTCCCGGCTGCTCTACAGCTCGGTGATCGCCCTGGCCGCACTCACCTTCCTCGTCCAGTACCTCTTCGATCTTGTTTCGCGCACGGTAGACCGGCGCCGCCAGATCACCGTCTAG
- a CDS encoding MetQ/NlpA family ABC transporter substrate-binding protein, with protein MRVRTLIATAVTAVLTLTACGAPDNAANQDAPIRVAVSPVPHAKILNWVKDNLAASKGLKIEVVEFQDYVLPNTSLVDKQLEANYFQHVPYLTNFNSERGADLKFLAPVHIEPLAVFSNKVKNIADLPQGGKVALSNDAANQTRALVLLQANNVIKLKPGTEQAAALRDIAENPKNLQFVELEPAQLARSLDDTAASVVNGNYAIDAKLDPINGSLAVEKAEGNPYANGLVTRPELTEDKRVKALTELLTSQQTKDYIKKEFGGAVIGV; from the coding sequence GTGCGGGTCCGCACCCTCATCGCCACCGCCGTCACCGCCGTGCTCACCCTGACCGCCTGCGGCGCCCCGGACAACGCCGCCAACCAGGACGCGCCGATCCGCGTCGCGGTCAGCCCGGTGCCCCACGCCAAGATCCTCAACTGGGTCAAGGACAACCTCGCCGCGAGCAAGGGCCTCAAGATCGAGGTCGTGGAGTTCCAGGACTACGTGCTGCCCAACACCTCGCTGGTGGACAAGCAGCTGGAGGCCAACTACTTCCAGCACGTGCCGTACCTGACCAACTTCAACTCCGAGCGCGGCGCGGACCTGAAGTTCCTCGCCCCGGTCCACATCGAACCGCTGGCGGTCTTCTCCAACAAGGTCAAGAACATCGCCGACCTCCCGCAGGGCGGCAAGGTGGCGCTGTCCAACGACGCGGCCAACCAGACCCGCGCCCTGGTCCTGCTCCAGGCGAACAACGTCATCAAGCTGAAGCCGGGCACCGAGCAGGCCGCGGCACTGCGCGACATCGCGGAGAACCCGAAGAACCTGCAGTTCGTGGAACTGGAGCCCGCCCAGCTGGCCCGCAGCCTGGACGACACCGCGGCCAGCGTGGTGAACGGCAACTACGCCATCGACGCCAAGCTGGACCCGATCAACGGCTCGCTGGCCGTGGAGAAGGCCGAGGGCAACCCGTACGCGAACGGCCTGGTCACGCGGCCCGAGCTGACCGAGGACAAGCGGGTGAAGGCACTGACCGAGCTGCTGACCTCGCAGCAGACGAAGGACTACATCAAGAAGGAGTTCGGCGGAGCGGTCATCGGTGTCTGA
- a CDS encoding 4-(cytidine 5'-diphospho)-2-C-methyl-D-erythritol kinase has product MSRACFVDRARTLVDVLAVVPPPVIVRAPSKVNVHLAVGDVRPDGYHDLMTVFQALSLNDEVTVAAAEEPGIEVLGDSADMVPADFSNLAWKAVEALAEYVGRDPKDPRVRVSIRKGIPVAGGMAGGSADAAATLVGLAALWKLEIGKDELGDVAAALGADVPFCLHGGTALGSGRGDRLVPVLARHQFHWVLALDHEGLSTPSVFKELDRLREEGDPPRVGAVEPVVEALATGDPRQLALLLGNDLQAAAVSLRPRLRRTLRAGVDAGALAGIVSGSGPTCAFLCLDADSAVRVAAELSGVGVCRTVRVAQGPVHGARVMSVDEAPRPAPPEVHA; this is encoded by the coding sequence ATGAGCCGGGCGTGTTTTGTCGATCGAGCACGTACGCTGGTGGACGTGCTGGCAGTCGTCCCACCCCCGGTCATCGTCCGCGCCCCGTCCAAGGTCAACGTGCACCTTGCGGTCGGAGACGTGCGCCCGGACGGCTACCACGACCTGATGACCGTCTTCCAGGCCCTGTCCCTGAACGACGAGGTCACGGTGGCCGCGGCCGAGGAGCCCGGCATCGAGGTGCTCGGCGACAGCGCGGACATGGTGCCCGCCGACTTCTCCAACCTGGCCTGGAAGGCCGTCGAGGCGCTGGCCGAGTACGTCGGCCGCGACCCCAAGGACCCCCGGGTGCGGGTGTCCATCCGCAAGGGCATCCCGGTCGCGGGCGGCATGGCCGGTGGCAGCGCGGACGCCGCCGCCACCCTGGTCGGCCTGGCCGCGCTCTGGAAGCTCGAGATCGGCAAGGACGAGCTGGGCGACGTGGCCGCCGCCCTGGGCGCGGACGTGCCGTTCTGCCTGCACGGCGGCACCGCGCTCGGCTCCGGCCGGGGCGACCGCCTGGTGCCGGTGCTGGCCCGCCACCAGTTCCACTGGGTGCTGGCCCTGGACCACGAGGGGCTGTCCACGCCCTCGGTGTTCAAGGAGCTGGACCGGCTGCGCGAGGAGGGCGACCCGCCGCGCGTGGGTGCGGTGGAGCCCGTCGTCGAGGCGCTGGCCACCGGTGACCCGCGCCAGCTGGCGCTGCTGCTCGGCAACGACCTGCAGGCCGCGGCCGTCTCGCTGCGCCCCCGCCTGCGCCGCACGCTGCGCGCCGGGGTCGACGCGGGCGCGCTCGCGGGCATCGTGTCCGGCTCCGGCCCGACCTGCGCGTTCCTCTGCCTGGACGCCGACTCGGCGGTCCGGGTCGCCGCGGAGCTGTCCGGGGTCGGCGTGTGCCGTACCGTGCGGGTGGCACAGGGCCCGGTGCACGGCGCCCGGGTGATGAGCGTGGACGAGGCCCCTCGTCCGGCCCCGCCCGAGGTGCACGCGTA